The following nucleotide sequence is from Dyella sp. BiH032.
AGCGCGAACGCGATGATCGGGTCGTCGTTCGGATTGGCCTTCTGGTAGCTCGGCGGGCTGTTGAGGCCGGTCGGCAGATCCGGCTGGGCGGCATTGATCGCCGCCTGCACGTCGCGCGCGGCCGAGTCCAGGTTGCGACCGCTCTGGAAGATCATGAATACCGCGGTGCTGCCCTCGGAACTGCGCGAGCGCATGGTGTCGATGCCCGGCACCTGGCCCAGGTGGCGCTCCAGCGGCGCGGCCACGGTAGAGGCCATCGTGTTGGCGTCGGCGCCGGCCTGGCTGGCCTGCACGAAGATCACGGGGAACTGGATCTCCGGCAGCGCGGCTACGCCGAGCAGGGAGTAGCAGATGATCCCGAGCACGAACACGCCGATGGCGAGCAGCGAGGTACCGATCGGGCGGCGGATGAACGGGCCGGAGATGTTCATGCGGTTAGCGTAGCGGGGGAATGGCCGGTCCCGCGTAGGGAACGGGTGAAGCGGAGTCCGTCATGCTCAACGCGCCAGCGCCGCATCGGTTGATCGGGTGCCATGGCAACTGCCGCCCCAGGACGCCGAAAGGGGCGGGGCCTCACGGCCCCACCCCTCGTTTCGCAGCGCGCTCCGGCCGGCCGGTCGGGCGGCTTCACGCCGCCGCGCTTCCGCCGGTGGCCGCGCGTTCCAGCGCACGGCGTTCGCGACGAACCTTCAGCCATTCGGAGAACCGCTCCATGTACAGGTAGATCACCGGCGTCGTGTACAGAGTGACGAGCTGGGACAACAGCAGGCCGCCGACGATGGAGACGCCCAGCGGCCGGCGCAGCTCCGCGCCGATGCCGTTGCCCAGCGCCAGGGGCAGCGCGCCGAGCATGGCCGCGGCGGTGGTCATCATGATCGGGCGGAAGCGCAGCAGGCAGGCCCGGCGGATCGCCTCGGCAGCGCTCATGCCGGTGCGCTGCGCCTCAATCGCGAAGTCGATCATCATGATCGCGTTCTTCTTCACGATGCCGATCAGCAGCACGATGCCCACGATGCCGTCCACCGACAGGCTCATGCCGCACAGGATCAGCGCCAGCAATGCGCCCACGCCGGCCGGCGGCAGGGTGGAGATGATGGTCAGCGGGTGGATGTAGCTCTCGTAGAGCACGCCCAGCACGATGTAGATCACCACGATGGCGGCGAGCAGCAACAGCACTTCATCGCCCAGCGAGGAGGAGAACTCCGCCGCCTTGCCGATGAACTGGCCGCGCACCTGCGCCGGGAAGTTCAGCTGCTGCTCCAGCTCGTGGATGGCCTTGACCGCGTCGGACAGCGAATAGCCCGGCGCCACGTTGAACGACAACGTCACCGCCGGCAGCTGCTGCTGGTGGCTGACCACCAGCGGCGCGCTGGTGACTTGCGCGCTGGCCAGCGAGGCGATCGGAATGGTGCCGCCGGCGCCGACCTGGAAGCCGATGTTGCCAGTGTTGCCGATACCCGAAGGCGTGGCGGAGTTGCTCGACGCCGCCTGGCCGAACGTGGTGGCGTTGCTGCCGGTCAGCGCACCGTTGCCGTTGCCGCGCACGGTGAGCTTGTTGAGCAGGTCCTGGCTGGTGCGGAACTCCGGCGCCACTTCCAGCACCACGCGGTACTGGTTGAGCTGGGTGAAGATGGTCGAGATCTGGCGCTGGCCGAAGGAGTCGTACAGCGTGTCGTCGATGGTCTGCACCGGCACGCCCAGGCGGCTGGCCTTTTCGCGGTCGATGGTGAGCTTCAGCGCGTTGCCGCTGTCGGCCAGGTTGTTGTCCACGTCGGCCAGTTCGGGCCGCTGGCGCATGGCCTGGGTCATCTGATTGGCATAGCCGGCCAGCTCGACCGAGTTCACCGCGGACATCGAGTACTGGTATTCGGTGGCCGCCACGCGGCTGTCCAGCGTGACGTCCTGCACCGGCTTGAGGTACAGCGCGACACCCGGGATGCCGGACACCGCCTGCTGCAGGCGCGGCAGGATGTCGCCCAGTCCGCCGCGGTCGCCGCGATCCTTCAGCACGATGCTCAGCTGGCCCTGGTTGAGCGTGGGGTTGATCGAACCGGCGCCGATGAAGGCAGCCACGCCACTGACCGCCGGGTCCTTGCGCAAGGCCTCGGCCACGGCCTGGGTGCGCTGCTCCATCTGCGGGAAGGCCACGTTCTGGTCCGCCTGCACCACGCCGGTGATCAGGCCGGTGTCCTGCTCGGGCAGCAGGCCCTTGGGAATCGCGACGTAGAGGAACACCGTCACCACCACGGTGACCAGCGCGACGAAGATGGTGAAACGCTGGTGCGCGAGGACCCAGCCCAGGGTGCGGTCGTACAGGTCCACCGTGCGCGACCACACGGTCTGCTTGCCGGCGGCGGCGTGGCGCTCGTGCGCGTCGTCGCCCTCCGGCAGCGCGTCCGGCTTGAGCAGGTAGGCGCACATCATCGGCGTCAGGGTCAGCGACACCAGCATGGAGATCGCCACCGCGATGGTCAGCACCCAGGCGAACTCGTGGAACAGGCGTCCGGTGACGCCGGGCATCAGCAGCAGCGGCAGGAACACGGCGATCAGCGAGACGGTCAGCGACAGCACCGTGAAGCCGATTTCCTTGGCGCCGATCTCCGCCGCCTCCTTGCCGCTCTTGCCTTGCTCGATGTAGCGGACGATGTTCTCGATCATCACGATCGCGTCGTCCACCACGAAGCCGGTGGCGACGGTCAGCGCCATCAGCGAGAGGTTGTCCAGCGACATGCCGGCGAAGGCCATCACGCCGAAGGTGCCCATCAGCGACAGCGGCACCGCGACCGATGGAATGATCGTCGCCCACAGGCGCCGCAGGAACACGAAGATCACGGCCACCACCAGGAAGACGGTGAGGATCAGCGTGAACTGCACGTCCTCCACCGACGCGCGGATGGTGATGGTGCGGTCGGCGAACACATCCAGGTGCACGTCCGCCGGCAGCACGCTGCGCAGTTCCGGCATGATTGCGCGGATGTGCTCGACCGTCTGCACGATGTTGGCACCCGGCTGGCGGCGGATATCCAGCAGCACCGCCGGCTTGCCGTTGGCCCAGGCGGCGAGCTGGTCGTTCTCCACGCCGTCGACCACGCGCGCCACGTCGGACAGGCGCACGGGCGCGCCGTTCTTGTAGCTGATGATGGTGGTCTTGTACTCGGCCGCGTCGACCAGCTGGTCGTTGGTGCCGATGCTGTAGCTCTGGGTCTTGCCGTTGAGCGTGCCCTTGGGCGCATTCACGTTGGCCTGGGTGAGCGCGCTGCGCACGTCCTCCATGGTCAGGCCGAGGTTGGACAGCTGCGCCGGATTCACCTGGATGCGCACGGCCGGGCGCACGTTGCCGGCGATCGACACCAGGCCCACGCCCTGCACCTGCGAGAGCTTCTGCGCCAGGATCGAGTCGGCGTAGTTGTTGACCTCACGCAGCGGCAGGCTGTCGGAAGTGAGCTTGAGCGTGAGGATCGGCGCGTCGGCCGGGTTCACGCGGTTGTACACCGGCGGATACGGCAGATTGTTCGGCAGCGTGCCCTTGGCCTGGTTGATGGCGGCCTGCACGTCCTGCGCGGCGATGTCGATGTCGCGATCCATGGCGAACTGCAGCACGATGGTCGACAGGCCCGCGGACGAGTCCGAGGTCATCATCGTCAGGCCGGAGATCTGGCCGAAGTTGCGCTCCAGCGGGGTGGTGATCAGCGCCGCCATGGTGGACGCGCTGGCGCCCGGATACTGGGTGGTGACCACCAGGCTGGGCGCGTCGATTTCCGGCAGCGCCGACACCGGCAGCTGCCGGTAGCCCAGGATGCCGAGCAGCATGACCGCCACCATCAGCAGCGAGGTGGCGATCGGCCGGCGGATGAAGAGCGTCGAGAATCCCATGGTTACCTGGATGGCCGTCCGTTGTGGACTTCAAGGCGCGGCGCGTCTCTGCGCCGCACGTGGCGCCGGGCGTCGCGCTGCAAGCGCGCGCCCGGCCGGTTTGGCTTAGCCGCCGCGGCGACCGCCGCCGCGCTGCTGACCCTTCTTGCTCTGCTGCTGCAGTTCCTCGGCGGTCGGCGCGGCCGGCACTTCGCCGGGCTTGAGCGCCTTCACCTTGCTGCCCGGCTTCAGGCGGAACTGGCCTTCGGTGACCACCTGGTCGCCTTCCTTGAGGCCCGAGCCGATCATCACGTGGCTGTCGCCCACCTCGCCGGCGACCTTCACCGGCTGCATCTTGACCGTGGCATCGCCCTGCACCTGGTAGACGTAGTCGCCATCCGGGCCGCGCTGCACCGCCTGCGACGGGATCACCAGGCCGCCCGCCACGGTACGCACCTTCAGGCGCACGTTGACGAACTGGCCGGGCCACAGGTCGTTCTTCTCGTTGGTGAACTGCGAGCGCAGGCGGAAGGTGCCGGTGGTGGTGTCGATCTGGTTGTCGATCACCTTCAGCTCGCCGCCTTCGGCGATCGGATGGGCATCGACGCGGTCCAGCGCGGTCACCTGCAGCGGCTCGCCGCTGCCGCGCACGGCATTGCGCACCATCTCCAGGTTCTGCTCCGGCAGCGTGAACATCACGTAGATGGGATGCAGCTGGGTGATGGTGACGATGCTGCTGGTGGTGGTGACCAGGTTGCCCGGGTCGACGCCGCGGATGCCGGTGACGCCGTCGATCGGCGACAGCACCTTGGTGAAGCCCAGCTGCACCTGCGCGCTGGCGATGGCGGCCGCATCGGCCTCGACCGCGGCCTGGTACTGCAATACCTGGTTGCGCTGGGTGTCCAGGTCCTGCTTGGAGATGTAGCCCTGCGGCGCGAGATTCTGGCTGCGCACCAGGTTGGCGCGCGCCGTGGCCAGCAGCGCCTCGTCCTGCGCCTTCTTGCCCACGGCCTGCTGATAGTTGGCCTGGAACGTGCGCGGGTCGATCTGGGCGAGCACGTCGCCCTTCTTCACTTCCTGGCCTTCCGTGAAGTTCAGGGTCATCAGCTGGCCGGAGACCTGCGGATTGATGGTCACCGTGTTCAGCGCCTGTACCGTGCCCAGCGCCGTCAGGTAGACGGGCACGTCGCGCTTGGCCACCGGCTCGACCGTGACTGGCACCGGCGCCTCCTTGCCATCGCCCTTGCCCGGGCCGCCCTGGCCGTTGCCAGCCTCCTGGCCGGGACCGCCTTGGCCGCCGCCGGACTTGTGCATCACACGGAAACCGACCGCTCCCACCGCGATCACGGCGATGACGATCAGCGCGATCTTCCAAAAACGCGACATGAAGAAACTCCTGGATGAAAGGCGGGCCACCCGAACCCGCCGCGCGCGGCTGCACGCCTGATTGGTACGACGGCGAAAGGATAGGGGCAGTTCAACGATATTGGACAATGCCAGTTGACAGGGGTAGCGCATGACCGATGGCAGGGATCCCGCGCCACTATGCGATCCGACGATGTCGGCACGGTGTCCGTTCCCGGCGATGGACCGGGCGCGGGCGCCCTGGTTCCCTCATCGGGGCGGCCGCGGGACGCCTGGCAGACTTGGCGCTTCGTTCGTCTATAATCCCGGGCTTCTTGCCTGAACCCGCGGTCCGGCCAGGCCCGACGGTTCGCCCACCGAAACCGGGAGTACTTGCGTGAGCGGTTCCATGACCAAATCCGACCAGAGCTTCATGCGCAGCTTCTCGTTGCTGATCGCTGGCCTGGGTGTGCTGACGCTGCTGCTGATCGGCGGTGCGTGGATGATCTACGACGCCGAGCCCAAGGAAATCAACCCGGAAGCGGCCAAGAAGGTGGCCGAGCGCATCTCCCCGGCGGGTGCCGTGTACGCCGGCGACACTGGCCGCGCCGCCATGCAGGCCGCGGCCGAGGCCGCCGCGAAGGCCGCCGCTTCGCAGGTCGCCTACGGCGGCAGCACCGACGGCAAGACCATCTACGACAACCTCTGCCACAGCTGCCACACCGCCGGCGTCGCCGGCGCGCCCAAGCTGGGCGACAAGGGCGCCTGGGGTTCGCGCATCGCCCAGGGCCTGGACACGCTGGTCAAGCACGCCATCGAGGGCTACCACGGTCCGGACGGCAACTTCATGCCGGCGAAGGGCGGCAACCCGGCCCTCACCGACGAGCAGGTGAAGAACGCCGTGCACTGGATCGTGGACCAGGCCAAGTAAGCCTCGTTCGCGAAACCGCGATGAGAGAAGCCGCCCCAGGGCGGCTTTTTTCATGCCTGCGCGGTATCGGACGGAGAGCGCTCGGCGATCCAGTCCGCCGCAAAAACGAGCAGCTGCGGGAAGAACGCCTCGAAGTGCATGCGCAACGGCTGCTCCAGTTCGACCAGCACGGGCAGCGCGATGCCGACCGGATTGGCCCGGCTCAACCGCCCGGACAGGCCCTGCAATGCGCGCCCGATCTCGGTGCGATCGGCGTAGGCCGCCGGCAGGTTCCGCGCGTCCATATAGTTGCGGAAGCGCTTGAGTCCGTCGGGCAGCAGCGCGTCGTGCCGGTGCAGCAGCGCGCGCAGCTGGTCCGAATAGGGATCCAGCGGTTGCCCGCTCCAGCGCGTGAAATCGCGCGCCAGTTCGTGATCGAACCACATGTCCAGCAGGATGCCGCCGAAGCGCCGGAACGGCGGCGGCAACAGGCGCCTGGCCGCGGCCACTTCGGCGTGGCTGTCGGTATAGACGTCGATCGCGCGATGCAGGCGGATGCCATCGATCACCCGCGGCGGAAAGCGCTCCGGATCAGGCTGCCCGTGCACGAAGTCGCCGAGCATGCCGCCGAGCCGCAGCGCTTCCTCGTCGCCGGCCAGCAGGGCGTGGGCCAGATGGTTCATGCCGCCGGCCCCCGCGCGGACGGGCGGCGGGCCGGCCCGGCGGTTATCATCCTGCGCATGACTCCCATCGCCTTCCCCAACGATCCGGATCAATTCCCCGGAGAAGAGGCCAGCTTCGCGCTCCAAGGCCCGGCCGGCAAGCTCGAAACGATCACCAGCGTGGCCGACCCTGCCGAAGCGCGCCGCGGCGTGGCGGTGATCTGCCACCCCAATCCCGTGCAGGGCGGCACCATGCACAACAAGGTGGTGACCATGGTGGAGCGCAGCCTGCGCGAGCTCGGCGTGGACACCGTGCGCTTCAACTTCCGCGGCACCGGCGCTTCCGAAGGCAGCTACGACGACGGCAACGGCGAGAGCGACGATCTCGCCGCGGTGGTGCGCTGGGTGCGCAAGGTGCGGCCAGGCGATGCGCTGTGGCTGGCCGGCTTCTCCTTCGGCAGCTACGTGAGCCTGCGCAATGCGGTGGTGCTGAAGGCCGACGCGCTGATCAGCATCGCCCCGCCCGCCGACCGCTATGCGTTCGAGACCCTCGCGCTGCCGCAGTGCCCGTGGCTGGTGGTGATGGGCGAGGAAGACGAAGTGGTCGAGCCGAAGAAAGTGTTCGACTGGATCGACAGCCTCGCCAAGAAGCCCGAACTCGTACGCATGCCCGAGACCGGGCACTTTTTTCATCGCCGCCTGATGGACCTGCGCGGCGCCATCAAGCACGTCGTGCAGGACTGGCTGCCGCCCAAGCGCGGCTGACTGCCTTCCCCGGTTTCCCATGAGCGATACATCCACGATCGCGCCCAGCGCGCGCTACCACGAAGGCGTCGCCGCGCACCGCTGGGAATGCGACCCCGCGCAGCTGGCCGTGCTCCCCGAATTCGACCGCATGCATGCGGAGCTGTCCGCCGCCCAGGCCAGCGCCGGTGGCAATGGCCTGTTCGGACGACTGAAGTCGCTGCTCGCCGGCGAGGCGCGCGAAGCGGTGCCCGGCCTGTACCTGTGGGGCAGCGTAGGCCGCGGCAAGACCTTCCTGATGGACCTTTTCGTCGCCAGCCTGCCCCAGGGCGTGGCGCTGCGCCGGCACTACCACCGCTTCATGGGCGAGGTGCACCAACGCCTGCGCGAACTGGGCAATCGCCAGGATCCGTTGCTGGAAGTGGCCGACGGCATCGCCGAGCGCTGCCGCGTGCTGTGCCTGGACGAGTTCCTGGTCAACGACATCGGCGACGCGATGATCCTGGGCACGCTGCTGCAAGCCCTGTTCGAGCGCGGCGTCAGCCTGGTCACCACGTCGAACACGCAGCCGCAGAACCTCTACAAGGACGGCCTGCAGCGTGCGCGCTTCCTGCCGGCGATCGCGCTGATCGAGCAGTACTGCCACGTGGTGGAGATGGTCTCCTCGCACGACTGGCGCCTGCGCGCGCTCACCCAGGCGCCGGTGTACTTCACGCCGCCCAGCGTCGAGGCCGAGCGCTCGCTGGCGCGTATCTTCGCCACGCAGGCACAGGGCGACACGATCGAAGGCGGCGAGATCACGGTCAACGACCGCCCGATCCCGGTGCGCAAGCGCGCCGACAACATCCTGTGGTTCGACTTCGATGCATTGTGCGAAGGGCCGCGCGCCGTTTCCGACTACATCGAGATCGCCAAGAGCGGCCCGGCCGTGATCGTCTCCAACGTGCCGCAGTTCTCCATCTACAGCGAAGATGCGGCCCGCCGCTTCGTGCTGCTGGTGGACGAATTCTACGACCGCCACGTGAAGCTGATCCTTTCCGCCGCCGCGCCGATCACCGAGCTGTACGACGGCCAGCGCCTGCGTGCCGAGTTCGGCCGCACGGAGTCGCGCCTGATCGAGATGCAGAGCGAGGAATACCTGGCCGCCGAGCACCGGGCGGACTGACACCCCGCGAAATCGCGACCACGACACGCTCCGGCCCGTTTCCCGGACGTACCATCCCCCCGCGCCAGCCACCGTGCGGGGGCTCCATGACCGACAACATCATCGATGTTTCCCACTGGAACGAACCGGTGGATGTCCGCAAGGTCGCCGCGGCCGGCATCGTGGCGGTGATCGCCAAGGCCACCCAGGGCACCGCCTATGCCGACCCGGCCTACGCTTCGTTCCGCCGAAAGGTGGCCGCGCAGGGGCTCCTATGGGGCTCCTACCATTTCGGCACCGGCGACGACGTGGCGGCCCAGGTCGGCCATTACCTCGACGTTGCCTCGCCCGGCGATGACGACCTGGCCTGCCTGGATTTCGAACCCGATCCGCATGGCGCCAGCATGACCTTGAGCCAGGCGCGCGATTTCGCCGGCATCTTCCGCCAACGCACCGGCCGCTACCCCGTGCTGTACGGCGGCTACTGGCTGAAACAGCAACTGGGCACCCATGCCGATGCCCTGCTCGCGCAATGCCCGCTCTGGCTGGCGCAATACGGGCCCGCCGCCGTGCTGCCGCCAGGCTGGACGGCTTACACGCTGTGGCAGTTCACCGACCGCGCCCAGGGCATCCCGGGTGTGCGCAAGGTGGATCGCGACCGCTTCACCGGCAGCGACGCGGTGCTGCGGCGGCGCTGGCCGTTCGGCTAGGCGGTCAGCGCGCCTCCCTGGCCGCCGCGCAGCTGGTAACGTGGCCGCTTCTTCCGCGCCGGATCACGCCACATGTCCACCCTGCTCGCCCTGGCCCTGCTCTCCGCCCCCGGCGCGCCGGGGGACGATTTCTCGTCGCGCGTCACGCAGGCCAAGCTGGCCGAAGCCGCGAGCACCGGCCCGGACTACCAGAAGCAGTTGTGGAACCTCATCGGCGACCGCACCACCGACGCGCTCAAGGGCTGCATTTCCTCGCTGCCCCGACCGGACAAGTCGCCCTTCACGCTGGTGGCCGACGTCGCACCGAACGGCAGCCTGGGCCGCGTCGAGGTACGCCCGACCACGGACGTGGCGACCTGCCTGCTGAGCCGCTTCGCCACCTGGACATTGCCCAAGCCGCCGGCCGATCCGGCGCCTTATCCGATCGAAGTCGATTTCTCGATCACGCCGTAGCCGGGTTTCACGACGTCGCCCGGCGCCTCCCGCACACCGGAACCTGCTGCCCGGATTTCATCCAGGAAGCGCCGGCGAAACCCGTAGATCGGAGAATGGCCCAAAGATTTTTCTTCAGGCCGGCCAGCCCGCGCCCGGCCTCGCGCCAAGCCACTTATCCACCGCGATATGCACCGACATATGCACAAGTGGTTGGGTTGACCCGCCAGACCTACCCCGATATGTTGTGCCCCGTCGGTGCCTCTCTCAGACCCACGGTCGGATTGGCTTAATAGGGAATCCGGTGCAAATCCGGAACTGCCCCGCAGCGGTAAGCAGAAACGAAAGTCCCCATCGCACTGGCCCTGACGGGCTGGGAAGCGGGGGCGAGTAGGCCGGATCGGTCGTCTACGAGCGATCCATGTCTGCAAGTCCGAAGACCTGCCGGCACAT
It contains:
- the zapE gene encoding cell division protein ZapE, whose protein sequence is MSDTSTIAPSARYHEGVAAHRWECDPAQLAVLPEFDRMHAELSAAQASAGGNGLFGRLKSLLAGEAREAVPGLYLWGSVGRGKTFLMDLFVASLPQGVALRRHYHRFMGEVHQRLRELGNRQDPLLEVADGIAERCRVLCLDEFLVNDIGDAMILGTLLQALFERGVSLVTTSNTQPQNLYKDGLQRARFLPAIALIEQYCHVVEMVSSHDWRLRALTQAPVYFTPPSVEAERSLARIFATQAQGDTIEGGEITVNDRPIPVRKRADNILWFDFDALCEGPRAVSDYIEIAKSGPAVIVSNVPQFSIYSEDAARRFVLLVDEFYDRHVKLILSAAAPITELYDGQRLRAEFGRTESRLIEMQSEEYLAAEHRAD
- a CDS encoding alpha/beta fold hydrolase encodes the protein MTPIAFPNDPDQFPGEEASFALQGPAGKLETITSVADPAEARRGVAVICHPNPVQGGTMHNKVVTMVERSLRELGVDTVRFNFRGTGASEGSYDDGNGESDDLAAVVRWVRKVRPGDALWLAGFSFGSYVSLRNAVVLKADALISIAPPADRYAFETLALPQCPWLVVMGEEDEVVEPKKVFDWIDSLAKKPELVRMPETGHFFHRRLMDLRGAIKHVVQDWLPPKRG
- a CDS encoding peptidase C13; the encoded protein is MSTLLALALLSAPGAPGDDFSSRVTQAKLAEAASTGPDYQKQLWNLIGDRTTDALKGCISSLPRPDKSPFTLVADVAPNGSLGRVEVRPTTDVATCLLSRFATWTLPKPPADPAPYPIEVDFSITP
- a CDS encoding ACP phosphodiesterase, giving the protein MNHLAHALLAGDEEALRLGGMLGDFVHGQPDPERFPPRVIDGIRLHRAIDVYTDSHAEVAAARRLLPPPFRRFGGILLDMWFDHELARDFTRWSGQPLDPYSDQLRALLHRHDALLPDGLKRFRNYMDARNLPAAYADRTEIGRALQGLSGRLSRANPVGIALPVLVELEQPLRMHFEAFFPQLLVFAADWIAERSPSDTAQA
- a CDS encoding glycoside hydrolase family 25 protein; translated protein: MTDNIIDVSHWNEPVDVRKVAAAGIVAVIAKATQGTAYADPAYASFRRKVAAQGLLWGSYHFGTGDDVAAQVGHYLDVASPGDDDLACLDFEPDPHGASMTLSQARDFAGIFRQRTGRYPVLYGGYWLKQQLGTHADALLAQCPLWLAQYGPAAVLPPGWTAYTLWQFTDRAQGIPGVRKVDRDRFTGSDAVLRRRWPFG
- a CDS encoding c-type cytochrome; this encodes MTKSDQSFMRSFSLLIAGLGVLTLLLIGGAWMIYDAEPKEINPEAAKKVAERISPAGAVYAGDTGRAAMQAAAEAAAKAAASQVAYGGSTDGKTIYDNLCHSCHTAGVAGAPKLGDKGAWGSRIAQGLDTLVKHAIEGYHGPDGNFMPAKGGNPALTDEQVKNAVHWIVDQAK
- a CDS encoding efflux RND transporter periplasmic adaptor subunit; this translates as MSRFWKIALIVIAVIAVGAVGFRVMHKSGGGQGGPGQEAGNGQGGPGKGDGKEAPVPVTVEPVAKRDVPVYLTALGTVQALNTVTINPQVSGQLMTLNFTEGQEVKKGDVLAQIDPRTFQANYQQAVGKKAQDEALLATARANLVRSQNLAPQGYISKQDLDTQRNQVLQYQAAVEADAAAIASAQVQLGFTKVLSPIDGVTGIRGVDPGNLVTTTSSIVTITQLHPIYVMFTLPEQNLEMVRNAVRGSGEPLQVTALDRVDAHPIAEGGELKVIDNQIDTTTGTFRLRSQFTNEKNDLWPGQFVNVRLKVRTVAGGLVIPSQAVQRGPDGDYVYQVQGDATVKMQPVKVAGEVGDSHVMIGSGLKEGDQVVTEGQFRLKPGSKVKALKPGEVPAAPTAEELQQQSKKGQQRGGGRRGG
- a CDS encoding efflux RND transporter permease subunit — translated: MGFSTLFIRRPIATSLLMVAVMLLGILGYRQLPVSALPEIDAPSLVVTTQYPGASASTMAALITTPLERNFGQISGLTMMTSDSSAGLSTIVLQFAMDRDIDIAAQDVQAAINQAKGTLPNNLPYPPVYNRVNPADAPILTLKLTSDSLPLREVNNYADSILAQKLSQVQGVGLVSIAGNVRPAVRIQVNPAQLSNLGLTMEDVRSALTQANVNAPKGTLNGKTQSYSIGTNDQLVDAAEYKTTIISYKNGAPVRLSDVARVVDGVENDQLAAWANGKPAVLLDIRRQPGANIVQTVEHIRAIMPELRSVLPADVHLDVFADRTITIRASVEDVQFTLILTVFLVVAVIFVFLRRLWATIIPSVAVPLSLMGTFGVMAFAGMSLDNLSLMALTVATGFVVDDAIVMIENIVRYIEQGKSGKEAAEIGAKEIGFTVLSLTVSLIAVFLPLLLMPGVTGRLFHEFAWVLTIAVAISMLVSLTLTPMMCAYLLKPDALPEGDDAHERHAAAGKQTVWSRTVDLYDRTLGWVLAHQRFTIFVALVTVVVTVFLYVAIPKGLLPEQDTGLITGVVQADQNVAFPQMEQRTQAVAEALRKDPAVSGVAAFIGAGSINPTLNQGQLSIVLKDRGDRGGLGDILPRLQQAVSGIPGVALYLKPVQDVTLDSRVAATEYQYSMSAVNSVELAGYANQMTQAMRQRPELADVDNNLADSGNALKLTIDREKASRLGVPVQTIDDTLYDSFGQRQISTIFTQLNQYRVVLEVAPEFRTSQDLLNKLTVRGNGNGALTGSNATTFGQAASSNSATPSGIGNTGNIGFQVGAGGTIPIASLASAQVTSAPLVVSHQQQLPAVTLSFNVAPGYSLSDAVKAIHELEQQLNFPAQVRGQFIGKAAEFSSSLGDEVLLLLAAIVVIYIVLGVLYESYIHPLTIISTLPPAGVGALLALILCGMSLSVDGIVGIVLLIGIVKKNAIMMIDFAIEAQRTGMSAAEAIRRACLLRFRPIMMTTAAAMLGALPLALGNGIGAELRRPLGVSIVGGLLLSQLVTLYTTPVIYLYMERFSEWLKVRRERRALERAATGGSAAA